The following coding sequences are from one Microtus pennsylvanicus isolate mMicPen1 chromosome 1, mMicPen1.hap1, whole genome shotgun sequence window:
- the LOC142842037 gene encoding vomeronasal type-1 receptor 4-like, giving the protein MLYVYSFLVRSRFSRPIDPIFMHLVLVNMLTVIFAMISYIMSSFGVRHFLDDASCKAVLYVFRVTRGLSICTTSILSTFQAITIIPSNSKWAWLKPKLSTWTCCSFLFAWLINLLIYVHVIESVVAKINYTDVGDGYYHVYCKIGLTDFRNKELFLGVIITGDVLFMTIMMLTSFYMVTLLYKHRQGARHLRSQSLSCKTAPEHRATHSILLLVSCFVIFYLLNNFITLYGFYTHERIPTLGVIVVIVSSFYPTVCPFLLMSNNKIISQCISS; this is encoded by the coding sequence ATGCTGTATGTATACAGCTTCTTAGTCAGATCCCGCTTTAGCAGACCTATCGATCCCATTTTCATGCACCTGGTGCTTGTCAACATGTTGACAGTCATATTCGCTATGATATCATATATCATGTCATCCTTTGGAGTCAGACACTTTCTGGATGATGCCAGCTGTAAGGCAGTTTTATATGTGTTCAGAGTCACCCGGGGTTTGTCCATCTGCACTACCTCCATTCTAAGCACGTTCCAAGCCATCACCATCATTCCCAGTAACTCTAAGTGGGCATGGCTTAAGCCTAAACTCTCTACATGGACTTGTTGCTCCTTCCTGTTTGCCTGGCTCATCAACCTGCTCATATATGTGCACGTCATTGAGAGTGTGGTAGCTAAAATCAATTACACTGATGTTGGTGATGGATATTATCATGTTTACTGTAAAATAGGTCTAACCGATTTCCGCAATAAAGAATTATTCCTGGGTGTTATCATAACAGGAGACGTTCTCTTTATGACCATCATGATGTTGACCAGTTTCTATATGGTGACTCTCCTTTACAAACATCGCCAGGGAGCCCGGCATCTCCGTAGCCAAAGCCTCTCCTGCAAGACAGCTCCTGAGCACAGAGCCACTCACAGCATCTTGCTGCTGGTGAGCTGTTTTGTGATCTTTTATTTGTTAAACAACTTCATCACCCTTTATGGGTTTTATACACATGAAAGAATACCAACATTGGGGGTAATCGTTGTAATTGTGTCGTCATTCTACCCCACTGTCTGCCCATTTTTACTAATgagcaataataaaataatttcccaGTGTATTTCTTCTTGA